From Candidatus Neomarinimicrobiota bacterium, the proteins below share one genomic window:
- a CDS encoding sodium:solute symporter: protein MQFVDYAIVVVFMLVVFTAGTWLGKSVKDVQGYYNAGKNLPWWAVMISIVAAETSVLTFLSIPGLAFISDLSFLQVCLGYILGRFLVSFVLLPMYVRGNVISVYESIREKGGITMQRVMSITFMFTRLLADGVRLFAVAIPLSMISGLSYGASIWIMGIVTVVYTWFGGIRSVVWMDVVQWIIYITAAFFTLGIAYNLLPEPGAIFATMAEAGKFKMFTFSLDMSNYSILSGLLGGAILSMASHGTDQLIVQRVLSCKNLADSKKAMIGSGFVVFFQFALFLIIGLLIYAVWNGATLAQAGLTKSDEVFTLFIINQLPPVIKGITVAGIFAAAMSTLSGSLSALSSSTTMDIIKPLFKLDVSQERLFRISRFVTLIWGIIMVGGASLFKNMNNPLVEVGLSIASFTYGAMLGMFILTRFFKKADVWQYVVTFFTTLFAMILVIQGTSIHWTWYTIIGLIVSVITEQVLVRIFGVKTA, encoded by the coding sequence ATGCAGTTTGTTGATTATGCAATTGTGGTTGTCTTTATGCTTGTTGTGTTCACAGCAGGAACCTGGCTTGGAAAAAGTGTTAAGGATGTTCAGGGCTATTATAATGCCGGTAAGAATCTTCCCTGGTGGGCTGTGATGATTTCTATTGTGGCCGCTGAAACATCGGTCCTTACCTTTCTGTCCATTCCCGGACTGGCCTTCATTTCGGATCTCTCTTTCCTTCAGGTCTGCCTGGGGTACATTCTCGGACGTTTTTTAGTCTCTTTTGTGCTGTTGCCCATGTATGTCCGGGGAAACGTGATTTCCGTCTATGAATCCATCCGTGAAAAGGGCGGAATTACCATGCAACGTGTCATGAGTATCACTTTCATGTTTACCCGCCTTCTGGCAGATGGTGTGCGCCTGTTTGCCGTGGCAATTCCCCTGTCTATGATATCCGGACTCAGCTATGGTGCATCTATCTGGATCATGGGAATTGTCACCGTTGTGTATACCTGGTTTGGAGGAATCCGGTCTGTCGTGTGGATGGATGTGGTTCAGTGGATCATCTATATTACGGCGGCATTTTTTACCCTTGGCATTGCCTATAATCTTCTGCCTGAACCGGGAGCTATCTTTGCAACCATGGCCGAAGCGGGAAAATTTAAAATGTTTACATTCAGTCTGGATATGAGCAACTACAGCATCTTATCCGGTCTGTTGGGCGGTGCGATTCTTTCCATGGCAAGTCATGGGACGGATCAGTTGATTGTTCAGCGGGTTTTAAGCTGTAAAAATCTGGCTGATTCAAAAAAAGCCATGATCGGAAGCGGATTTGTGGTTTTCTTTCAGTTTGCTCTCTTTTTAATTATCGGACTCCTTATTTATGCCGTATGGAATGGAGCCACCCTGGCGCAAGCAGGCTTAACCAAATCTGATGAGGTGTTTACCCTCTTTATCATTAATCAGTTGCCACCGGTGATAAAAGGGATTACTGTTGCCGGTATTTTTGCCGCAGCCATGTCTACCCTCAGTGGTTCCCTGAGCGCCTTGTCCAGCTCTACAACCATGGATATCATCAAGCCTCTTTTCAAACTGGATGTAAGTCAGGAACGCCTGTTCAGAATCAGTCGCTTCGTAACCCTGATCTGGGGAATTATCATGGTGGGCGGAGCATCCCTGTTTAAAAATATGAATAACCCCCTGGTGGAAGTTGGACTTTCAATTGCTTCTTTTACCTATGGTGCTATGCTGGGGATGTTTATCCTCACGCGATTCTTTAAAAAAGCTGACGTGTGGCAGTATGTGGTCACATTTTTTACAACCCTCTTCGCCATGATCCTGGTGATACAGGGGACCAGCATTCACTGGACCTGGTACACGATTATTGGATTGATTGTTTCAGTGATTACTGAACAGGTTTTGGTCCGGATCTTCGGTGTAAAAACAGCCTAA
- a CDS encoding AMP-dependent synthetase/ligase, translated as MTEEKRTIAAEFIRSTDEWKEKTAYAYKHHGEWVDISYAEVRNKAENIAHALWDMGIRRGDHIAILSENRPEWSITDYAITSPGMVTVTVYPTLLASHIQYILKNSDTKAIFVSDRDQAEKIIGIKKDLPELQFMVVFDWDRSLDEPWVYDYVKMESTGQEAKARSSFDFIDESLKTRPEEIMTIIYTSGTTGNPKGVMLSHGNLWWNAISSIETLKPDHDEVFLSFLPLSHSLERTTGNMIPMILGAKVCFATHISAVAQEIREVKPTIAISVPRLFEKMYAAIQNETQKFSGVKKQIFKQAMKTGRMISRKYKQHGKEPAGIHRIQYATADMLVFKKLRSYTGGRIKFFISGGAPLLEEIGEFFDAVGILILQGYGLTEASPVTHTNRREHYKFSTVGKPIHNVEHKLTEEGEILVKGPNVMQGYYKDPRATAEMIDEEGWLHTGDIGEIDLDGYLKITDRIKNIIVTSGGKNIAPATLETELMKSPYIEQIVIIGDKRNYLTALIVPKYEQMEALAQEYNIQYDSYRELINHYKIVNTVHEDVQRIQQKFARYEQIKKIALLPEAFSIEKGEVTPSHKIKRTVVENHYREIIDTLYH; from the coding sequence ATGACAGAAGAAAAAAGAACAATCGCAGCAGAATTTATCCGGTCGACAGATGAGTGGAAAGAAAAAACAGCATATGCTTATAAACACCATGGTGAATGGGTGGATATCAGCTATGCGGAGGTGCGGAATAAAGCTGAAAATATTGCACATGCTTTGTGGGATATGGGAATCCGGCGTGGTGATCACATTGCCATCCTTTCAGAAAACCGCCCGGAATGGTCCATCACCGATTACGCCATAACTTCTCCGGGTATGGTAACAGTGACAGTCTATCCAACCCTTTTGGCATCACATATCCAATATATCCTGAAAAATTCCGACACAAAGGCGATTTTTGTCTCAGATCGTGATCAGGCGGAAAAAATCATCGGGATTAAAAAAGATTTGCCGGAATTACAGTTTATGGTGGTTTTCGATTGGGATCGGAGTCTGGATGAACCATGGGTCTATGATTACGTGAAAATGGAATCGACGGGACAAGAGGCTAAAGCCCGATCTTCTTTTGATTTTATCGATGAAAGCCTGAAAACCCGTCCGGAAGAGATTATGACCATCATTTATACCTCAGGTACTACAGGGAACCCCAAAGGTGTGATGCTGAGTCATGGAAATCTGTGGTGGAATGCCATATCCAGCATTGAGACGCTGAAACCCGATCATGATGAAGTTTTTCTTTCCTTTTTACCCTTGTCTCATTCGTTGGAACGGACAACCGGCAATATGATCCCCATGATTTTAGGAGCCAAGGTCTGTTTTGCCACCCATATTTCTGCAGTCGCTCAGGAAATTCGTGAAGTTAAACCCACTATAGCCATTTCCGTCCCCCGTCTGTTTGAAAAGATGTACGCCGCCATCCAAAATGAAACACAAAAGTTTTCCGGTGTAAAAAAACAGATTTTCAAACAGGCTATGAAGACAGGCAGAATGATCAGTCGCAAATACAAACAGCATGGAAAAGAACCTGCAGGAATACACCGGATTCAATATGCCACGGCGGATATGCTGGTCTTTAAAAAATTGAGATCCTATACGGGCGGCCGGATCAAATTCTTTATATCAGGCGGAGCTCCGCTTTTGGAAGAGATCGGAGAATTTTTTGATGCCGTAGGGATTCTGATCCTTCAGGGATACGGCCTGACAGAAGCCTCTCCCGTAACCCATACAAACAGACGGGAGCATTATAAATTCTCCACGGTGGGAAAACCCATCCACAATGTAGAACATAAACTCACGGAGGAGGGAGAAATTCTGGTGAAAGGTCCCAATGTCATGCAGGGCTATTATAAGGATCCCCGGGCAACGGCTGAAATGATCGATGAAGAGGGATGGCTTCACACAGGAGATATCGGAGAAATTGATCTGGATGGCTATTTGAAAATAACGGATCGAATTAAAAATATTATTGTCACATCCGGCGGGAAGAATATCGCACCTGCAACCCTGGAGACGGAACTGATGAAATCCCCCTATATTGAACAGATTGTCATCATCGGAGACAAACGCAATTATCTGACGGCATTGATTGTCCCCAAATATGAACAGATGGAAGCTTTGGCTCAGGAATACAACATTCAATATGACTCCTACCGGGAATTGATCAACCATTACAAAATTGTCAATACAGTTCACGAAGATGTCCAAAGGATACAACAGAAATTTGCCCGTTATGAACAGATCAAGAAAATTGCCCTGCTTCCTGAAGCATTTTCAATTGAAAAGGGGGAAGTCACCCCTTCCCATAAAATCAAACGCACAGTTGTGGAAAATCATTACCGTGAAATTATCGATACACTCTATCACTAA
- a CDS encoding NAD(P)H-dependent glycerol-3-phosphate dehydrogenase, which produces MMQHKQIGVIGTGSWGTALGLHLHDLGHHLSYWEHDQERVRRIRETRVNDLIPYREFPEDVRISQELNEVVSYKDILIFAVPSHAMRHVSREVNLSFKGPAPLILNISKGIESGSLLRMSEVVREETHYPFRGIVTVSGPSHAEEVIKNQPTVLVAASDDENLSEEVQLLLMGDRLRVYRTDDIVGVELGGSLKNVVAIAAGISDGVGFGDNAKAALIVRGAHEIMKLGLAMGARPETFSGLTGMGDLIVTCISRHSRNRYVGEELGKGRTLEDILKSMNMVAEGVITTQSVIKLSETYGVDMPVAQAVYQVMFDHADPLKIVNDLMNRDPKSESLVLEI; this is translated from the coding sequence ATGATGCAACACAAACAAATCGGTGTCATCGGAACCGGCTCGTGGGGAACGGCTTTGGGGCTTCATCTTCACGATCTGGGTCATCATCTTTCCTATTGGGAACATGATCAGGAACGGGTCCGGCGGATCCGTGAGACCCGTGTCAATGATCTGATTCCTTACCGGGAGTTTCCTGAAGATGTCCGGATCAGTCAGGAACTTAATGAAGTGGTTTCCTATAAAGATATTCTTATTTTCGCTGTCCCGTCCCATGCCATGCGACACGTCAGCCGGGAAGTGAATCTGTCTTTCAAAGGGCCTGCTCCTCTCATTCTGAATATCTCAAAAGGCATTGAATCGGGGTCGCTGTTGCGGATGAGTGAAGTTGTCCGCGAAGAAACCCATTATCCTTTCCGGGGTATTGTGACAGTTTCAGGTCCAAGTCATGCAGAAGAGGTGATCAAAAACCAGCCGACAGTTCTTGTTGCCGCGTCAGATGATGAGAATTTGTCTGAAGAAGTCCAACTTTTATTGATGGGAGACCGGTTACGGGTTTACCGGACCGATGATATTGTCGGGGTAGAGCTGGGTGGATCCCTGAAGAATGTCGTTGCCATCGCCGCCGGAATCAGCGATGGTGTAGGATTTGGCGATAATGCAAAGGCTGCCCTCATTGTAAGAGGAGCCCATGAAATTATGAAGCTGGGACTTGCCATGGGTGCCCGGCCTGAAACCTTTTCCGGCCTGACCGGTATGGGGGATCTGATCGTTACCTGCATCAGCAGGCATAGCCGGAACCGCTATGTAGGTGAAGAACTGGGAAAGGGAAGGACCCTTGAAGATATTTTAAAATCCATGAACATGGTGGCGGAAGGGGTCATAACAACCCAATCAGTCATAAAACTGTCTGAAACATACGGAGTGGATATGCCTGTAGCCCAGGCCGTCTATCAGGTTATGTTTGATCATGCCGATCCTCTGAAAATTGTTAACGACTTAATGAACAGAGATCCAAAATCTGAATCCCTCGTTCTGGAAATATAG
- a CDS encoding sigma-54 dependent transcriptional regulator, with the protein MAQTHILIVDDDLEVRDSLRDALSSEGYLCNSAANGEEAMTCLEKSNYDLVITDLNMPIRNGMDLLKYISAYAPKTSTMIITAHGTVETAIEALRKGAIDYILKPVDPEELIYRIRHISKYRRTLSENISLKKELGAKYNFSNIIGNSPAMKQVFHMVTRVANSTSNVLITGKSGTGKELIARAIHANSPRKNEPFVPINCGALPETLFESELFGFKKGAFTGASQDKDGVFKSASGGTLFLDEVGEIPVHIQVKLLRAIETKEIKPLGSSNPIRVNVRIVSATNKDLLKEVEEGNFREDLYYRLNIVEIHLPSLRERQEDIPLLVTHFIHKYNHELKRKVKGVDNETMKALINHPWKGEVRELENMIERAVLLCDGEYLTIDNLQGANMEDPVSGRHFPPALKQAVREFEKYHIRKILEQVEFDKSKASEILDIGLSSLYRKIDDLCIEC; encoded by the coding sequence ATGGCTCAAACCCATATTCTGATTGTGGATGATGATCTGGAAGTCCGGGATTCACTCCGGGATGCCCTTTCTTCAGAAGGGTATCTGTGCAACAGCGCTGCAAACGGGGAAGAAGCCATGACCTGTCTTGAGAAGTCCAATTACGATTTGGTCATTACGGATTTGAACATGCCTATCCGGAATGGTATGGACCTGCTGAAATACATCTCCGCCTATGCCCCCAAAACATCTACAATGATCATCACGGCTCACGGTACGGTGGAAACCGCTATTGAAGCTTTGCGGAAAGGAGCGATCGATTATATTTTAAAACCGGTGGATCCTGAGGAGTTGATCTATCGGATCCGCCATATCAGCAAATACCGCCGGACCTTGTCGGAAAATATTTCTCTGAAAAAGGAACTGGGAGCAAAATATAATTTTTCGAACATCATCGGTAATAGTCCGGCCATGAAACAGGTTTTTCACATGGTGACCCGGGTTGCCAACTCGACAAGCAATGTGTTGATTACCGGTAAAAGCGGCACAGGCAAAGAACTCATTGCCCGGGCGATTCATGCCAATAGCCCACGAAAAAATGAGCCCTTTGTTCCAATTAACTGTGGCGCTCTTCCCGAAACCCTTTTTGAGAGCGAACTTTTCGGATTTAAAAAGGGAGCTTTTACCGGTGCATCCCAGGATAAAGACGGTGTATTCAAATCCGCCAGCGGTGGGACTCTTTTTTTGGATGAAGTCGGGGAGATTCCTGTACACATTCAGGTGAAATTACTCAGGGCTATTGAAACAAAAGAGATTAAACCCCTGGGCAGCAGCAATCCTATCCGGGTGAATGTGAGAATTGTTTCAGCCACCAACAAGGATTTGTTGAAGGAAGTGGAGGAAGGCAATTTCAGGGAAGATTTATATTACCGGTTGAATATTGTGGAAATCCATCTGCCATCTCTCCGGGAACGTCAGGAAGATATTCCCCTCCTCGTCACACATTTTATCCATAAATATAACCATGAACTGAAGCGGAAAGTAAAGGGTGTGGATAATGAGACGATGAAAGCCCTGATCAATCATCCCTGGAAGGGAGAGGTCCGGGAATTGGAAAATATGATTGAACGGGCAGTGCTGCTGTGTGACGGAGAATACCTGACCATTGACAATCTTCAGGGTGCCAATATGGAGGATCCGGTGTCCGGCAGACATTTTCCTCCGGCCCTGAAACAGGCTGTCAGAGAATTTGAAAAATACCACATCCGGAAAATACTGGAACAGGTGGAATTCGATAAAAGTAAAGCGTCTGAAATTCTGGATATTGGCCTCAGTTCTCTGTACCGTAAAATAGATGATCTCTGCATTGAATGCTGA
- a CDS encoding sodium:solute symporter family protein — protein MTITLSPYDYLILLVYVGFLFWIGLRKGDADDDYLLAGRRLTIPLFVMTLVSTWYGGILGIGEFTFQYGISNWFIFGFPYYIFAFIFAVFIIPLLRNHRYSSIPDLISQRYGQKPGIISAVLVSVIVTPAPYLLIAGLLFSIILPGNFLFWAVILLIVSTFYLYKYGFKTVIQTDVLQFIFMFAGFAILMSVLLKNFSFSGDILPKLPKEHTQLTGGLSWTYILSWFFIALWTLVDPGFHQRCLAAKDSRTAQRGMLISIGFWAVFDALTLMTALYGRALLPDADPLYLYPLLAEKFLPVGLLGIFYTGLIATVMSTLDSYLFISGQTLGYDLLAHWRLRGKSTRYYVRWGYAITGILSLVLIWLIPSVVDLWYTIGTLIIPALILPVLMAYGKRHISSNRILISMGGAFLIPVFWYGISFFTGKGYPLGIEPFYPGLLWSLLVLFPAWRKKPVENKGER, from the coding sequence ATGACGATCACCCTGTCTCCTTACGATTATCTGATTCTTCTCGTTTATGTGGGCTTTCTATTCTGGATTGGACTCCGGAAAGGAGACGCAGATGATGATTATCTGCTTGCCGGAAGACGTCTGACCATCCCCTTGTTTGTCATGACGCTTGTCTCCACCTGGTATGGTGGTATCCTGGGTATCGGGGAATTCACATTTCAATATGGAATCAGCAACTGGTTTATCTTTGGATTCCCCTACTACATCTTTGCATTCATCTTTGCAGTTTTTATCATTCCCCTTTTACGCAATCATCGTTATAGCTCCATACCGGATCTCATATCTCAGCGGTACGGACAAAAACCAGGCATCATCTCAGCAGTTCTTGTGTCAGTTATTGTCACTCCTGCTCCCTATCTTTTAATTGCCGGACTCCTTTTTTCCATCATTCTTCCGGGAAATTTTCTCTTTTGGGCTGTAATTTTGTTGATTGTTTCAACATTTTACTTGTACAAATACGGATTCAAAACCGTGATTCAAACAGATGTGCTGCAATTTATATTCATGTTTGCAGGATTTGCCATCCTGATGAGTGTGCTTCTCAAGAATTTTTCATTCTCCGGGGATATTCTCCCGAAACTACCGAAAGAACATACACAGCTTACCGGGGGACTTTCCTGGACATATATTTTATCCTGGTTTTTTATTGCCTTATGGACTCTGGTGGATCCGGGATTTCATCAGCGGTGCCTGGCGGCGAAGGACAGCCGGACAGCTCAAAGGGGGATGCTGATCAGTATCGGTTTCTGGGCGGTTTTTGATGCCCTTACACTTATGACCGCTTTGTACGGCCGGGCTCTATTACCGGATGCAGATCCTTTGTATTTATATCCTTTACTGGCGGAAAAATTTCTGCCTGTTGGACTTTTAGGGATTTTTTATACAGGATTAATCGCCACGGTCATGTCCACATTGGATTCTTACCTCTTCATATCGGGTCAAACCCTGGGATACGATTTACTGGCACACTGGCGTCTCCGGGGAAAATCGACTCGATACTATGTCCGTTGGGGATATGCCATTACAGGCATATTATCCCTGGTTCTCATTTGGTTGATTCCTTCTGTTGTGGATTTGTGGTACACCATAGGGACCCTCATCATACCTGCATTAATCTTACCGGTTTTAATGGCGTATGGGAAACGACACATTTCTTCCAATCGGATTCTGATCAGCATGGGGGGTGCTTTTCTTATTCCGGTATTTTGGTATGGCATCTCATTTTTTACAGGAAAAGGATATCCTTTAGGGATTGAGCCATTTTATCCCGGATTATTATGGAGCCTGCTGGTTCTTTTTCCGGCGTGGAGAAAAAAACCTGTTGAAAATAAGGGTGAAAGGTGA
- the nusA gene encoding transcription termination factor NusA, protein MNHKELIDAFAQLAKEKGIARTEVAEIIESVFESIIRKKYGDVDNFDIIVNTDKGEIEIYQELEVVADEDLDDEVREISLTEASKRQDVDDVEPGDVIVQVIDPDIFGRRAISAAKQVLSQKIRELERNQIYEEYTNRIGEIIVGSIHQIRRGESLFVNIDKTELKMPRREQIETERYRRGDTIKAIIKEVNMTPKGPEIIISRADESFLRRLFELEVPEIFDGIVEIKAIARVPGRRSKIIVESNDKRIDAVGACVGIKGSRIKTIVNELAGENVDIISYSHESEVLISRALSPAKPLFIEIDEDRRTALAVFDDNEIATAIGTGGININLTSQVTGYDIDAIRRSEYNRLEGDDIFIEDLEGITKTQVNALQEAGIETVADFLNTETANLLEIKGIGEKTFEKIETIVQDALQSKRDKQDELDLDDNQG, encoded by the coding sequence TTGAACCACAAAGAACTTATTGATGCCTTTGCCCAGCTGGCAAAAGAAAAAGGGATTGCCAGAACCGAGGTCGCCGAAATTATTGAATCGGTGTTTGAATCCATTATCCGGAAAAAATATGGTGATGTAGATAATTTCGACATTATTGTGAATACGGATAAGGGAGAAATTGAAATTTACCAGGAACTGGAAGTGGTGGCTGATGAAGACCTGGACGATGAAGTCCGGGAGATTTCCCTTACAGAAGCCAGTAAACGCCAGGATGTAGATGATGTGGAGCCGGGTGATGTCATTGTCCAGGTGATTGATCCGGACATATTCGGACGCCGGGCCATTTCTGCTGCCAAACAGGTTTTAAGTCAGAAAATCCGGGAGCTTGAACGGAATCAGATCTATGAGGAATATACCAACCGTATCGGAGAAATTATTGTGGGAAGTATCCACCAGATCCGACGGGGGGAATCCCTTTTTGTCAATATTGACAAAACTGAGCTTAAAATGCCACGCCGTGAACAGATTGAAACAGAGCGTTATCGCCGTGGGGATACCATAAAAGCCATTATCAAAGAAGTGAACATGACCCCCAAAGGGCCTGAAATCATCATTTCCAGGGCGGATGAATCTTTTTTAAGACGGCTTTTTGAACTGGAAGTGCCGGAGATTTTTGATGGAATCGTGGAAATTAAAGCCATTGCCCGCGTCCCTGGCCGGCGTAGCAAGATCATCGTAGAATCCAATGATAAACGGATTGATGCCGTAGGTGCCTGTGTAGGTATCAAAGGAAGCCGGATTAAAACCATAGTCAATGAACTGGCCGGGGAAAATGTAGATATCATCAGTTACAGCCATGAATCGGAAGTCCTCATTTCCAGAGCCTTGTCACCGGCGAAACCTCTTTTTATTGAGATTGATGAGGACCGCCGTACGGCACTGGCTGTCTTTGATGACAACGAAATCGCCACGGCAATTGGTACCGGTGGAATCAATATCAATCTGACCTCACAGGTGACCGGATACGATATTGATGCTATACGCCGTTCCGAATATAACCGTCTGGAAGGGGATGATATTTTCATTGAGGATCTGGAAGGAATTACCAAAACCCAGGTCAATGCCCTTCAGGAAGCCGGTATTGAAACGGTTGCAGATTTTCTGAATACGGAAACAGCCAATCTCCTTGAAATTAAAGGAATCGGAGAAAAGACCTTTGAAAAAATCGAAACCATTGTTCAGGATGCCCTGCAATCCAAACGGGATAAGCAGGATGAACTGGATCTCGATGACAATCAGGGTTAA
- a CDS encoding thiamine diphosphokinase: MSPKSAILTLNGSWQDEKILRCLIQKGYFHLCADGAYDLLQGMDITPDAVIGDMDSIKKLPDNCRVIPMPNQERNDSEKALEWLIQEGYSTVHIHGFRGDRLDHELVNLNLFLRVSSHLDIFAYEGGQLARILRPGVYTFRGHKGDLLSLIPLSPVEDIHLKGTEYTLEFETLFPGSRGLSNHFVMSEVFLSFTRGILVAVIPYKDNI; the protein is encoded by the coding sequence ATGTCACCTAAATCGGCCATACTCACATTGAACGGTTCATGGCAGGATGAAAAGATTCTCCGCTGTCTGATTCAAAAGGGATATTTCCATCTTTGTGCAGATGGAGCCTATGATCTTCTGCAAGGGATGGATATCACACCGGATGCCGTGATTGGTGACATGGATTCGATTAAAAAGCTACCGGATAACTGTCGTGTAATCCCTATGCCCAATCAGGAACGAAATGATTCGGAAAAAGCGCTAGAGTGGCTTATTCAGGAAGGATACTCAACGGTTCATATTCATGGGTTCCGGGGTGATCGTCTGGATCATGAACTGGTAAATCTCAACCTTTTTCTGCGAGTATCCTCCCATCTGGACATTTTTGCGTATGAAGGAGGACAACTGGCCCGCATCCTCCGGCCAGGGGTGTATACATTCCGTGGTCACAAAGGGGATCTGCTTTCTTTGATTCCCCTCTCCCCTGTTGAAGATATCCATTTAAAGGGGACGGAATACACTCTGGAATTTGAAACGTTATTTCCCGGAAGCCGTGGACTCAGCAATCATTTTGTCATGTCTGAGGTTTTTCTGAGTTTTACCCGGGGGATCCTGGTAGCCGTTATTCCATACAAAGACAATATTTGA
- a CDS encoding ribosome maturation factor RimP produces MTLKDELKTKVEAMADSRGLWIEDIRISESGGGTILILCDKEGGIQFADLQQFSKDIQKSEWFDESFSEHYDLEVSSPGLDFPLRLPRHFVKNRGRLVKIRHTVDTIPSPVRGNIVDATDSMVILQKEGSTSGETLEIPLDAITEAKVKIKW; encoded by the coding sequence ATGACCCTGAAAGATGAACTGAAAACAAAGGTTGAAGCCATGGCGGATAGCCGTGGATTGTGGATTGAAGACATCCGTATATCGGAGAGTGGTGGGGGGACCATCCTGATTTTATGTGACAAAGAAGGAGGGATTCAATTCGCTGACCTTCAACAGTTTTCCAAAGACATCCAGAAAAGTGAGTGGTTTGATGAATCCTTCAGTGAGCATTACGATTTGGAAGTGAGTTCACCTGGATTGGATTTTCCCCTTCGCTTGCCACGGCATTTTGTGAAGAACCGGGGACGGCTGGTGAAAATCCGCCATACAGTGGATACAATTCCAAGTCCCGTCAGGGGAAACATTGTGGATGCGACGGATTCCATGGTTATTCTTCAGAAAGAAGGATCGACATCGGGGGAGACACTTGAAATTCCCCTGGATGCCATAACAGAAGCCAAAGTAAAAATTAAGTGGTAA